One Pecten maximus chromosome 7, xPecMax1.1, whole genome shotgun sequence genomic window carries:
- the LOC117331101 gene encoding uncharacterized protein LOC117331101: MSTDYHKQHVFLQELVTSCSRHLCSGSKRCVIRSNGATYCTQSEERVNQWRPIYETDDTGGVVSGRKHDLISAFKSASIVRVYVPSWNQTFNLGFTFVHASKNISCSQSLFQIAKKSWNIFSEKITRVIYMFCESGYYQKHHLGSVDGPINPDEFGLIGMKWFTRYYCQHLERFPIYCHNKEGQTTCGSFPKLESDILHGAEVRIFAGNHIYCQVLEQIVVKYDVVAAQFQRRVSSISNLASNTTLSRKFVQSDPFWVYGIYSSDGTYNKMKSFIGKDAQSTEIKEKKVDWYTDMCWSAVYSHSNNGDSLSGSKNKLRASIMAGKIVRIVYNNVVAGEPDSLFVDTDGHVTAQLLNQISILPPSYFHSNAYWYWLMISSRGFQNILRIYLGSYAFKSTDNRITRVRWYANTRPWRKLLMVSSSGSIITGSKHELRGSLESGGMLRLVLTFPNRTVLAFSPDNIEYHGGEVSAQFVRHVGHVQKSGSKGRVFPTAPYWNFIMVTTEGTLTSSLCDVRTNYQLSTESVSVATTWFVN; the protein is encoded by the exons ATGTCAACTGATTATCACAAGCAGCATGTTTTCTTACAGGAGCTGGTTACCTCCTGTAGTAGACATTTGTGTTCCGGATCCAAGAGATGCGTCATTCGTTCTAATGGAGCTACATACTGTACTCAGTCAg AGGAGCGTGTGAATCAATGGAGACCGATTTACGAGACGGATGACACTGGAGGAGTAGTCTCTGGACGGAAACATGATCTGATATCTGCTTTCAAATCGGCTTCCATTGTACGGGTGTATGTGCCATCCTGGAATCAGACCTTCAACCTCGGTTTTACATTTGTCCATGCTTCCAAAAACATTTCTTGTTCACAGTCACTGTTTCAGATAGCCAAGAAAAGCTGGAACATATTTTCCGAGAAAATAACTCGTGTGATTTACATGTTCTGTGAATCCGGGTACTATCAAAAACATCACCTTGGTAGCGTTGACGGACCCATCAATCCAGATGAGTTTGGTTTAATTGGAATGAAATGGTTTACAAG atattATTGTCAACACCTTGAAAGATTTCCAATCTATTGCCACAATAAGGAAGGTCAAACAACCTGCGGTTCGTTTCCTAAACTTGAATCAGATATACTTCATGGCGCTGAAGTCCGCATCTTTGCTGGCAACCACATATATTGTCAAGTTTTAGAACAAATCGTTGTCAAATACGACGTGGTGGCTGCACAGTTTCAGCGAAGAGTAAGCAGTATTTCAAATTTGGCATCCAACACTACACTGTCTCGCAAGTTTGTACAGTCCGATCCGTTCTGGGTGTACGGCATATATAGTTCAGATGGTacatataataaaatgaaatcgTTCATAGGGAAAGACGCACAATCGACcgaaattaaagaaaaaaaagtagaCTGGTATACCGATATGTGTTGGTCAGCTGTCTACTCCCATAGCAACAATGGTGATTCTCTCAGCGGGTCCAAAAACAAACTACGAGCTAGCATCATGGCTGGCAAAATAGTTCGTATAGTTTATAACAATGTGGTGGCTGGAGAACCTGACAGTTTGTTTGTAGACACGGATGGACATGTTACTGCCCAGCTTCTTAATCAAATATCTATTTTACCCCCGAGttattttcattcaaatgcTTACTGGTATTGGCTGATGATTTCCTCACGGGGGTTTCAAAATATTCTAAGAATATATCTTGGATCATATGCTTTTAAGAGCACTGATAATAGGATTACTAGAGTCCGTTGGTATGCAAATACACGTCCATGGAGGAAGCTATTAATGGTTTCATCATCAGGGTCCATAATCACTGGATCGAAGCATGAACTGAGAGGGTCGTTGGAATCAGGTGGCATGTTACGGTTAGTATTAACATTTCCGAACAGGACAGTGTTGGCTTTCTCTCCCGACAATATCGAGTATCATGGAGGAGAGGTCTCTGCACAATTTGTTCGGCATGTTGGGCATGTACAGAAATCAGGGTCAAAAGGGAGGGTATTTCCTACAGCGCCTTACTGGAATTTTATCATGGTCACTACAGAGGGAACGCTGACATCCTCTTTGTGTGATGTTAGAACAAATTATCAACTATCTACCGAGTCTGTTAGTGTGGCAACTACATGGTTTGTAAACTAa